A stretch of the Lolium perenne isolate Kyuss_39 chromosome 3, Kyuss_2.0, whole genome shotgun sequence genome encodes the following:
- the LOC127346233 gene encoding uncharacterized protein produces MEEMADESSQYHWHDDFRFGDELMRELLDAPAMVAGADNSSSNKGADEDEEREEDGPAGARRRESMVNRLISTVYSGPTLSDIESALSFTGVSADSQQLLDGRKYYSSSPVVFSPDKVLSKMENKYTMKIKSCGSGLADDGYKWRKYGQKSIKNSPNPRSYYRCTNPRCNAKKQVERAVDEPDTLVVTYEGLHLHYTYSHFLQHPTPTPSGTAAAAAKKPKLHLHTAPATTTTSPPPAMPLDGAVVPAGAGGDSSSDSGGGHNVAAEAGFLLEQAVPNCSASSYMFDGGFASGEERMLPSGGGLLEDMVPLLVRRPSCNSAATTTTTSSSGSPAGAPVSSPSPSTSSSVSWTPASPYIDMAILSNIF; encoded by the exons ATGGAGGAGATGGCTGACGAGAGCAGCCAGTACCATTGGCACGACGACTTCAGGTTCGGGGACGAGCTCATGAGGGAGCTTCTCGACGCGCCGGCGATGGTGGCCGGCGCTGACAATTCTTCTTCCAACAAGGGTGCTGATGAGGACGAAGAACGGGAGGAGGATGGACCGGCAGGAGCTCGGCGCCGGGAGTCGATGGTGAACAGGCTCATCTCCACCGTCTACTCCGGGCCCACGCTCAGCGACATCGAGAGCGCCCTCTCCTTCACCGGCGTCAGTGCCGACTCGCAGCAGCTCCTCGACGGCCGCAAGTATTACAGCTCCAGCCCAGT GGTTTTCTCGCCGGACAAGGTGCTTAGCAAGATGGAGAACAAGTACACGATGAAGATCAAGAGCTGTGGCAGCGGGCTAGCCGATGATGGGTACAAGTGGAGGAAATATGGCCAGAAATCCATCAAGAACAGCCCCAACCCAAG GAGCTATTATCGGTGCACGAACCCCCGGTGCAACGCCAAGAAGCAGGTGGAGCGCGCCGTCGACGAGCCGGACACGCTGGTCGTCACCTACGAAGGCCTCCATCTCCACTACACCTACTCCCACTTCCTCCAGCACCCGACCCCTACTCCCTCCGGCACGGCCGCCGCAGCGGCCAAGAAGCCCAAGCTGCACCTGCACACCGCCCCCGCAACAACGACtacctcgccgccgccggccatgCCGCTCGACGGTGCCGTCGTCCCTGCCGGCGCTGGAGGAGACAGCAGCAGCGATAGTGGTGGTGGTCATAACGTGGCCGCTGAGGCAGGCTTCCTGCTGGAGCAGGCGGTGCCCAACTGCTCGGCGTCGTCGTACATGTTCGACGGCGGCTTTGCTAGTGGCGAGGAGCGGATGTTGCCGAGCGGCGGCGGGCTGCTGGAGGACATGGTGCCGCTGCTGGTCCGGCGACCGTCGTGCAACTCcgcggccaccaccaccaccactagcTCGTCGGGATCGCCGGCAGGGGCGCCTGTGTCGTCCCCGTCTCCATCCACGTCGTCGTCAGTGTCATGGACCCCGGCGTCGCCGTACATCGACATGGCCATACTCTCCAACATCTTCTAG